The Amaranthus tricolor cultivar Red isolate AtriRed21 chromosome 6, ASM2621246v1, whole genome shotgun sequence genome has a segment encoding these proteins:
- the LOC130815554 gene encoding uncharacterized protein LOC130815554 codes for MREKFYPLHVRKDKSNEFARLEMGDMTVDEYYRKFMEYIQYCPDDVPTEEKKMQRFEMGLSYDIQKHIESDRYNTLEQMYKRASQIGNILRKEKEKEKSHVPEKRKEVAGQTSGNLSDFYQKKARTFGKFQGSRSSTNSRFKGDAKPAKPLLDRDGNVRKYFCTRCKGNHLGKDCDGNLVKCNFCHKRGRREYECYVTKRFQRPFSGGQGRVDGNRIEGSSMQRGGNQGGGINAQPVGGRVSAVSAREADQATDVVTGTFTIHSVAVNVLFDSGATCSFLAKSKVEELNLGTFEKVSYTVAVPLGKLYNCDRLYKEVPLRIGKVIFPCDFQVGKKEEGPKDIAVVNEFLDVFSDKIPGMPPQRKIDFTIHLVLGTGPISKAPYRMAPKEMEELKSQLEELWDKGYVRPSVSPLGAPVLFVRKKDGSLRLCIDYRELNKVTVKNRYLLPRIDDLFDQLRGAEIFSKIDLRSGYHQLRIAEGDIYKTAFRTCYGHYEFTVMPFGLINAPAAFMCLMNQVFSAYLDKFVVAFIDDILVYSKNQDDHEKHLRLVLQTLRENKLYAKLSKCEFWLEKVSFLGLFVSKEGVSVDPAKIEAVRS; via the exons ATGCGAGAGAAATTCTACCCTTTGCACGTGAGAAAAGATAAGTCAAACGAGTTCGCTCGTTTGGAAATGGGAGACATGACTGTTGATGAATATTATCGAAAATTTATGGAATATATTCAGTATTGTCCTGATGATGTTCccactgaggagaaaaagatgcagCGTTTTGAAATGGGATTGTCATAtgacattcaaaaacatattgagagCGACCGCTATAACACCCTGGAACAGATGTACAAGCGTGCGTCTCAAATAGGGAATATTCTGAggaaggagaaagaaaaagagaagagtCATGTCCCTGAGAAGAGGAAAGAGGTTGCTGGCCAGACATCAGGGAATTTGTCGGACTTTTATCAGAAGAAAGCAAGAACTTTCGGAAAGTTTCAAGGAAGTAGGTCTAGTACAAATTCTAGGTTTAAGGGAGACGCGAAACCTGCTAAGCCACTACTGGACCGAGATGGCAATGTAAGGAAGTATTTCTGTACGAGATGTAAGGGAAACCATCTGGGAAAGGATTGTGATGGGAATTTGGTCAAATGTAATTTTTGTCACAAAAGGGGACGTAGGGAGTATGAATGCTACGTTACGAAA AGGTTTCAGCGACCTTTTAGTGGGGGACAAGGCCGGGTGGATGGAAACCGGATCGAAGGGTCAAGTATGCAACGTGGGGGAAATCAAGGGGGAGGAATAAATGCACAGCCTGTAGGTGGACGGGTATCTGCGGTGAGTGCAAGGGAAGCTGACCAAGCGACGGATGTAGTCACAGGTACGTTCACCATCCATTCTGTAGCTGTTAATGTACTTTTTGATTCGGGTGCAACATGTTcttttcttgcaaagagtaaggTAGAGGAGTTGAATTTAGGAAcgtttgaaaaagtttcttatacaGTGGCTGTTCCATTGGGAAAATTGTACAATTGTGACAGATTGTATAAGGAAGTACCCTTGAGAATAGGGAAGGTCATTTTTCCATgtgactt TCAAGTGGGAAAGAAGGAGGAGGGTCCTAAGGACATTGCTgtagtgaatgaatttttggatgttttcTCTGACAAAATTCCAggcatgccacctcaacggaAAATTGATTTCACAATACACTTGGTACTTGGGACGGGACCGATTTCCAAGGCCCCGTATCGCATGGCTCcgaaggagatggaggaattaaAGTCTCAACTTGAGGAATTGTGGGACAAGGGATATGTCCGACCTAGTGTTTCTCCTTTGGGGGCTCCAGTTTTATTTGTGAGGAAGAAGGATGGCAGTCTGaggttatgcattgattatagggagtTAAATAAGGTGACCGTTAAGAACAGGTACCTGTTGCCCCGCATTGACGAtctatttgatcaattgagaggagctgagatcttttcaaaaattgacttaagatcgggttatcacCAGCTAAGgatagctgaaggggatatatATAAGACAGCTTTTAGAACGTGTTATGGGCATTATGagttcaccgtgatgccttttggattaataaatgctccagctgcattcatgtgtttgatgaatcaagTATTTAGTGCGTACTTGGATAAGTTTGTGGTAGCCTTTATTGACgacatattggtctattcgaaaAACCAGGATGATCATGAGAAACATCTACGATTagtcctgcaaaccctgcgagaaaacAAGTTGTACGCAAAattgtcaaagtgtgaattttggttggaaAAGGTGTCATTTTTGGGCCTTTTTGTTTCTAAGGAGGGCGTTTCGGTTGATCCGGCGAAAATAGAGGCAGTTCGTAGCTAG